Proteins from a single region of Verrucosispora sp. NA02020:
- a CDS encoding AI-2E family transporter — MSRFEQLRHRLRRAYDGGRESVRAARDRDRTRQADRAEEFARPIPEPRAGNDGEDGHPSTISRDDAGVPHSLRIAAAWSWRIIVIGIVGWAMLRFMGTIRVVIVPLLVALLLSALLAPAVGWLLRARFPRSLATAVVLIGGLAAVVGTLTMVVSEFVTGLPDLSRNAADGIGQIQNWLRDGPLNLSDGTLNQYIQAGQNWINENTQALTTGALSTAGTVVEIFTGALLVLFAMFFFLRDGQRIWRFIVGMFPAPARWRLDDAGRASWQTLVAYVRATVLVAFIDAVGIGIALVLFDVPFAFALAALVFLGAFIPIVGATLSGAVAVLVALVDGGWVTALFILGAVIVVQQVEGNVLQPWIMGKAVALHPLPVVLAVTAGVVLDGIFGALIAVPLIAVLNTAVRRLARRLPPAEQPPPPEAVVVKATTP, encoded by the coding sequence TTGAGCCGGTTCGAGCAGCTGCGGCACCGACTGCGCCGGGCGTACGACGGGGGACGCGAGTCGGTACGCGCGGCCAGGGACCGGGACCGTACCCGGCAGGCCGACCGTGCGGAGGAGTTCGCCCGGCCCATCCCCGAGCCCCGCGCCGGCAACGACGGCGAGGACGGCCATCCCTCGACGATCAGCCGGGACGACGCCGGGGTGCCGCACTCGTTGCGGATCGCCGCCGCCTGGTCGTGGCGGATCATCGTCATCGGCATCGTCGGCTGGGCGATGCTGCGGTTCATGGGCACCATCCGCGTCGTGATCGTGCCCCTGCTGGTGGCGCTGCTGCTCTCCGCACTGCTGGCACCCGCCGTCGGCTGGCTGCTGCGGGCCCGCTTCCCCCGTTCGCTGGCCACCGCCGTGGTGCTGATCGGTGGACTGGCCGCCGTGGTCGGCACGCTGACCATGGTGGTCAGCGAGTTCGTCACCGGCCTGCCCGACCTCAGCCGCAACGCGGCCGACGGCATCGGTCAGATCCAGAACTGGCTGCGCGACGGGCCGCTGAACCTCTCCGACGGCACGTTGAACCAGTACATCCAAGCCGGGCAGAACTGGATCAACGAGAACACCCAGGCGCTGACCACCGGCGCGCTCTCCACCGCCGGCACGGTGGTGGAGATCTTCACCGGCGCGCTGCTGGTTCTCTTCGCCATGTTCTTCTTCCTCCGCGACGGCCAGCGCATCTGGCGGTTCATCGTGGGGATGTTCCCGGCCCCCGCCCGCTGGCGCCTCGACGACGCGGGCAGGGCCTCGTGGCAGACCCTGGTCGCCTACGTGCGGGCCACCGTGCTGGTGGCGTTCATCGACGCGGTGGGCATCGGTATCGCGCTGGTGCTGTTCGACGTGCCGTTCGCCTTCGCCCTGGCCGCGCTGGTCTTCCTCGGCGCGTTCATCCCGATCGTCGGTGCCACGCTCTCCGGCGCGGTGGCGGTGCTGGTCGCCCTGGTGGACGGCGGCTGGGTCACCGCGCTGTTCATCCTCGGCGCGGTGATCGTGGTGCAGCAGGTCGAGGGGAACGTCCTCCAGCCGTGGATCATGGGCAAGGCGGTGGCGCTGCACCCGCTGCCCGTGGTGCTGGCGGTCACCGCCGGTGTGGTGCTCGACGGCATCTTCGGCGCGCTCATCGCCGTACCGCTGATCGCCGTGCTCAACACCGCGGTCCGGCGGCTGGCCCGACGCCTCCCGCCGGCCGAGCAGCCACCGCCCCCGGAGGCGGTCGTGGTCAAGGCCACCACACCCTGA
- a CDS encoding amphi-Trp domain-containing protein: MDIYEDERTVSRADLAAWLRQVASQVEAGQVFYGAAGTIAVADQVHCELEIEQEGKDEYSIEIEFSWKNPVVEAEKPKADAEKTDAEKAAATEADEEPETESSATA, from the coding sequence ATGGATATCTACGAGGACGAGCGGACCGTGTCGCGGGCGGATCTGGCCGCGTGGCTGCGTCAGGTGGCGAGCCAGGTGGAGGCCGGGCAGGTCTTCTACGGTGCCGCCGGCACCATCGCCGTCGCCGACCAGGTGCACTGCGAGCTGGAGATCGAGCAGGAGGGGAAGGACGAGTACTCGATCGAGATCGAGTTCTCCTGGAAGAACCCGGTGGTCGAGGCGGAGAAGCCGAAGGCCGACGCGGAGAAGACCGACGCCGAGAAGGCGGCGGCGACCGAGGCGGACGAGGAGCCGGAGACGGAGTCCTCGGCGACCGCCTGA
- a CDS encoding glycogen debranching N-terminal domain-containing protein — protein sequence MSRVRNLRVRPDLLYLASGWSTLVTDVRGRITGTGPQGFFARNTRVLHTERITVDGREPVPFSTATVQGYAQLSYAELGAGDELPSRAAYLTVARFVGAGLRTRLTVLSYADTPLDLRLRIELDADFADTGEAERGRRVQSGTVERRWDPAQRELRLIYRCDGLDRAVVIRARTDQPLRYADDGFEVDLALPTRERRQVEILVEPVFDGERLVAPPPSFTDSGDLAGAARTRLEREFTQLTSTNFDVTAAWRCATEDLAGLPLGEPSGPTAPIAGLPIYQEIFGRDTMTASWQAMLAGPTMLADSLRLNAAHLGRRIDDWRDEEPGKPLHEARQGPVSALGLDPLSHYHGDWSTAPDLLMFLGQYYAWTADLDTVRALLPAARRALDWLDRFGDQDHDGFLEYHCRSRVGVKNQGWKDSDDAVVDEHGRPVPNPIASSELQAYWYAALRHAAVIFTVTGHPATGAALVRRARALRRRFHHAFWMPDRGCYAMALGPDGRPVRSVNSNDGHLLASGIVPARIAPVVADRLLAPDMFSGWGIRTLSATHPAYNPFSYHRGSVWPVEAGTIGLGLARYGCWDHLHRLAEGTFAASALFAEHRLPEVLSGLPRDTFPHPGVYPNSCSPQAWSASAVVALVQALLALRPAAPLRAILLDPHLPPWLPDLTLEGVRVGGHTFDLTVRRRRGGRTSVRTRGDRIAVLRRPTRQASAVRRHRP from the coding sequence ATGAGCCGGGTCCGCAATCTGCGCGTCCGCCCCGACCTGCTCTATCTGGCCAGCGGCTGGAGCACGCTGGTCACCGACGTCCGGGGCCGGATCACCGGCACCGGGCCGCAGGGATTCTTCGCCCGCAACACCCGGGTGCTGCACACCGAGCGCATCACCGTCGACGGACGGGAGCCGGTGCCGTTCAGCACGGCCACCGTCCAGGGGTACGCCCAACTGTCCTACGCCGAGCTGGGCGCCGGTGACGAACTGCCCTCGCGGGCGGCGTACCTGACCGTGGCCCGGTTCGTGGGAGCGGGGCTGCGGACCCGGCTGACCGTGCTCAGCTACGCCGACACACCGCTGGACCTGCGACTGCGCATCGAGCTGGACGCCGACTTCGCGGACACCGGCGAGGCCGAACGGGGCCGGCGGGTGCAGTCCGGCACGGTCGAGCGCCGGTGGGACCCGGCGCAGCGGGAGCTCCGTCTGATCTACCGCTGCGACGGCCTGGACCGGGCGGTGGTGATCCGGGCCCGGACGGACCAGCCGCTCCGGTACGCCGACGACGGCTTCGAGGTCGACCTGGCGCTGCCGACCCGCGAACGTCGGCAGGTGGAGATCCTCGTCGAGCCCGTCTTCGACGGCGAACGGCTCGTCGCGCCACCGCCGAGCTTCACCGACTCCGGTGACCTCGCCGGTGCGGCACGCACCCGGCTGGAACGCGAGTTCACCCAGTTGACCAGCACCAACTTCGACGTGACGGCGGCCTGGCGATGCGCGACGGAGGACCTGGCCGGGCTGCCCCTCGGCGAGCCGTCCGGCCCGACCGCACCCATCGCCGGCCTGCCGATCTATCAGGAGATCTTCGGCCGGGACACGATGACCGCCTCGTGGCAGGCGATGCTCGCCGGCCCGACGATGCTCGCTGACAGTCTGCGACTCAACGCCGCCCACCTCGGACGGCGCATCGACGACTGGCGCGACGAGGAGCCCGGCAAGCCGCTGCACGAGGCGCGCCAGGGGCCGGTGTCCGCGCTCGGTCTCGACCCGCTGTCGCACTACCACGGTGACTGGTCCACCGCTCCGGACCTCCTCATGTTCCTCGGCCAGTACTACGCCTGGACGGCGGACCTCGACACGGTCCGCGCGCTGCTGCCGGCGGCCCGGCGCGCGTTGGACTGGCTCGACCGGTTCGGCGACCAGGACCACGACGGGTTCCTGGAGTACCACTGCCGCTCCCGGGTCGGCGTGAAGAACCAGGGCTGGAAGGACTCCGACGACGCGGTGGTCGACGAACACGGTCGGCCGGTGCCGAACCCGATCGCGAGCAGCGAGTTGCAGGCGTACTGGTACGCCGCCCTGCGGCACGCGGCCGTGATCTTCACGGTGACCGGTCATCCCGCGACGGGCGCGGCCCTGGTGCGGCGGGCGCGGGCCCTGCGTCGCCGGTTCCACCACGCCTTCTGGATGCCGGACCGGGGTTGCTACGCGATGGCCCTCGGCCCGGACGGGCGGCCGGTGCGCTCGGTCAACTCCAACGACGGGCACCTGCTCGCCTCCGGCATCGTGCCGGCCCGGATCGCGCCCGTGGTCGCCGACCGGCTGCTCGCGCCGGACATGTTCAGCGGGTGGGGCATCCGCACTCTCTCCGCCACGCACCCGGCGTACAACCCGTTCAGCTACCACCGGGGCAGTGTCTGGCCGGTCGAGGCGGGCACCATCGGCCTCGGGCTCGCCCGGTACGGCTGTTGGGACCACCTGCACCGGCTGGCCGAGGGGACCTTCGCGGCGTCGGCCCTCTTCGCCGAGCACCGCCTCCCCGAGGTGCTCAGCGGCCTGCCCCGCGACACCTTCCCGCATCCCGGGGTCTACCCGAACTCGTGCTCCCCGCAGGCGTGGTCGGCCAGCGCGGTCGTCGCGCTGGTGCAGGCGCTGCTGGCGCTGCGCCCGGCCGCGCCGCTGCGGGCGATCCTCCTCGACCCGCACCTGCCGCCGTGGCTACCGGACCTCACGCTGGAGGGGGTACGGGTCGGTGGGCACACCTTCGACCTGACGGTGCGGCGCCGACGTGGTGGGCGCACGTCGGTGCGGACCCGGGGCGACCGGATCGCGGTGTTGCGCCGCCCCACCCGTCAGGCGTCGGCCGTTCGGCGACACCGCCCCTGA
- a CDS encoding YoaK family protein, with product MTKTYDVPLLVLTVATGAIDGVSYLALDRVFTGNMTGNVLFIGFGLAGVPGLPVLNNLVALLAFMLGAVLAARLTRGATGPAKLPRSGLVVLVAGSASTLASAGLWLGTGSPEGIVMLVVTGLLALVLGAQAAAVRHIGIRDLSTVVVTMTMVNLSADSRAAGGVGTAWARRLAAIVSMGLGALVAALLTLRVDGSWALLMAGVVMAAGTAMIAAVRRREITAATHARAGDPAT from the coding sequence ATGACCAAGACGTACGACGTACCCCTGCTGGTGCTGACCGTGGCGACCGGGGCGATCGACGGCGTCAGCTACCTCGCCCTGGACCGGGTCTTCACCGGCAACATGACCGGCAACGTGCTCTTCATCGGTTTCGGCCTGGCCGGGGTTCCCGGGCTGCCGGTGCTCAACAACCTGGTGGCGTTGCTGGCCTTCATGCTCGGCGCGGTGCTCGCCGCCCGGCTGACCCGGGGCGCGACGGGCCCGGCGAAGCTGCCCCGCTCCGGCCTGGTCGTGCTGGTCGCCGGTAGCGCGTCGACGCTGGCGTCGGCCGGGCTCTGGCTCGGCACCGGGTCGCCGGAGGGGATCGTGATGCTGGTCGTCACCGGGTTGTTGGCGCTGGTGCTCGGCGCCCAGGCCGCGGCGGTCCGCCACATCGGCATCCGGGACCTCTCCACGGTGGTGGTGACGATGACCATGGTGAACCTCTCGGCGGACAGCCGGGCTGCCGGAGGCGTGGGCACGGCGTGGGCCCGACGGCTCGCCGCGATCGTCTCGATGGGCCTCGGCGCCCTGGTCGCGGCGCTCCTGACACTGCGGGTCGACGGGTCCTGGGCCCTGCTGATGGCGGGGGTGGTGATGGCGGCCGGCACGGCGATGATCGCGGCGGTCCGCCGCCGGGAGATCACGGCCGCGACGCACGCGCGGGCGGGCGATCCGGCCACCTGA
- a CDS encoding L-threonylcarbamoyladenylate synthase, with the protein MARYFDVHPDNPQPRIIGQVIDIVRRDGLIAYPTDSCFALGSRLGNKAGMDRIREIRQLDSGHHFTLVCRDFAQLGQFVQLDNAVFRAVKAATPGGYTFILPATREVPRRLLHPRKKTVGVRIPAHPVTRALLDEWGEPLLSSTLLLPGDEEPMTQGWEIKERLDHAVDAVVDAGECGTEPTTVIDFSDGEPEVVRVGAGDPARFS; encoded by the coding sequence ATGGCCAGGTACTTCGACGTGCATCCGGACAACCCGCAGCCGCGCATCATCGGTCAGGTGATCGACATCGTCCGGCGCGACGGCCTGATCGCCTACCCGACCGACTCGTGCTTCGCGCTCGGCAGCCGGCTCGGCAACAAGGCGGGCATGGACCGGATCCGGGAGATCCGCCAGCTCGACAGCGGGCACCACTTCACCCTGGTCTGCCGCGACTTCGCCCAGCTCGGCCAGTTCGTGCAGCTCGACAACGCGGTGTTCCGGGCGGTGAAGGCCGCCACCCCGGGCGGTTACACCTTCATCCTGCCGGCCACCCGCGAGGTCCCGCGCCGGCTGCTGCACCCGCGCAAGAAGACCGTGGGCGTCCGCATCCCCGCGCATCCGGTCACCCGCGCGCTGCTCGACGAGTGGGGCGAGCCGTTGCTGTCGAGCACCCTGCTGCTGCCCGGCGACGAGGAGCCGATGACCCAGGGCTGGGAGATCAAGGAACGCCTCGACCACGCCGTGGACGCGGTGGTCGACGCGGGGGAGTGCGGCACCGAGCCGACCACGGTGATCGACTTCTCGGACGGTGAGCCGGAGGTCGTCCGGGTCGGCGCCGGTGACCCGGCCCGCTTCTCCTGA
- a CDS encoding ABC transporter ATP-binding protein — protein MNPATDAPLLEAEELVKTFGATTALDGASLRVYAGEVLALMGPSGSGKSTLLHCLAGIVMPDSGRVRYAGQDLVALSDQRRSALRRTEFGFVFQFGQLVPELTCQENVALPLRLSGVRRREAARRAAEALARLEVGDVADKRPGEVSGGQGQRVAVARALITGPRVIFADEPTGALDSLNGERVMRLFVEAARQTGAAVVLVTHEARVAAYSDREVVVRDGTVRTPAQVR, from the coding sequence ATGAACCCCGCAACGGACGCCCCGCTGCTGGAGGCGGAGGAGCTGGTCAAGACGTTCGGCGCCACCACGGCGCTGGACGGCGCGTCGCTGCGGGTGTACGCCGGTGAGGTGCTCGCCCTGATGGGCCCGTCCGGCTCCGGCAAGTCCACCCTGCTGCACTGCCTGGCCGGGATCGTCATGCCGGACTCCGGTCGGGTCCGCTACGCCGGCCAGGATCTGGTCGCCCTGTCCGACCAGCGGCGCAGCGCGCTGCGCCGGACCGAGTTCGGCTTCGTGTTCCAGTTCGGGCAACTCGTGCCGGAGCTGACCTGCCAGGAGAACGTGGCCCTGCCGTTGCGGCTGTCCGGCGTCCGTCGGCGGGAGGCGGCGCGCCGCGCTGCCGAGGCGTTGGCCCGGCTGGAGGTCGGCGACGTGGCGGACAAGCGACCCGGCGAGGTCTCCGGCGGTCAGGGCCAGCGGGTGGCGGTGGCCCGCGCGCTGATCACCGGTCCTCGGGTGATCTTCGCCGACGAGCCGACCGGTGCGCTCGACTCGCTCAACGGCGAGCGCGTGATGCGCCTCTTCGTCGAAGCGGCCCGGCAGACCGGCGCCGCGGTCGTGCTGGTCACGCACGAGGCGCGGGTGGCCGCGTACTCCGACCGGGAGGTCGTGGTGCGCGACGGCACGGTCCGCACTCCGGCGCAGGTCCGATGA
- a CDS encoding PadR family transcriptional regulator: MSVGYALLGLLEQGPRHGYDLKRSYDDQFGRGRSLHYGQVYATLARLLKNGLVEVQSEPGEGPDRKRYAITEAGVTDVEQWLARPEQPEVYLQSKLYTKVVLALLTDRDAVDLLDVQRAAHLAQMRELTQRKLAGDLADQLVCDHALFHLEADLRWLELTAARLDQLRAQVREEMR; this comes from the coding sequence ATGTCTGTCGGTTACGCCCTACTGGGTCTGCTGGAGCAGGGCCCGCGACACGGTTATGACCTCAAGCGTTCCTACGACGACCAGTTCGGTCGCGGGCGGTCGCTGCACTACGGCCAGGTCTACGCCACGCTCGCCCGGTTGCTCAAGAACGGTCTCGTCGAGGTCCAGTCCGAGCCCGGCGAGGGCCCGGACCGCAAGCGGTACGCGATCACCGAGGCCGGCGTCACCGACGTCGAGCAGTGGCTGGCCCGACCGGAGCAGCCCGAGGTCTATCTCCAGAGCAAGCTCTACACCAAGGTCGTCCTGGCGCTGCTGACCGACCGTGACGCGGTCGACCTGCTCGACGTGCAGCGCGCCGCCCACCTGGCGCAGATGCGGGAGCTGACCCAGCGCAAGCTCGCCGGTGACCTGGCCGACCAGCTCGTCTGCGACCACGCCCTGTTCCACCTGGAAGCCGACCTGCGCTGGTTGGAGCTGACCGCCGCCCGGCTGGACCAGCTCCGCGCGCAGGTGCGAGAGGAGATGCGATGA
- a CDS encoding M36 family metallopeptidase — translation MPRQPRSSRARRSGALLLSTALVASLTSVAAKPAAAAPEEPLRSHEIFLTGPNQGAPEDIAAAYLRADPTRHGVTAADLGDLAVVSSYTSRHTGVTHVNLAQRHEKLEIFGATATVNVARDGSVVFVGDTLVAGLTAGATTPDLDAVDAVEAAAEALDLPTPTNTRVMSRTGGPAQGTVVSGSGVSAEPIPAKLGWQPTDAGLRLAWQLVIDDATDAHLWNATVDAESGDLLDADDWTTHEHTDDLAETLHPVSGRTMPVRRSGPFGTPDPVRDGSSYHVYGYPTESPNDGPRAVVTDPADALASPHGWHDTDGVPGPEFTTTQGNNVHAYQDQDNNNAPDFGSSPDGGPNLTFNFPLDLGENPQSYRDAATANLFYWNNIIHDVSYRYGFDEASGNFQANNYGRGGVGGDYVRAEAADGGGSNNANFSTPAVDGVGTPRMQMYLWPGNQFGAQNQVVVDGVGSFDATWSRYSPAPTSAGLSARPFVHGGTGCAASSYPATLPEDGWVAVVDGGTTACTYLLRTQIAESLGADAVVVAHNAAGAAPVLTGAMTTAPVAIPAVAVTQADGTTLKAAIAEGTVTGSVRKHPSHPGMRDGDLDAGIIIHEYGHGISLRLTGGPGINCLTGNEQMGEGWSDFFAITTLLDPALDTADGSRGLVPYVLYQADRTGNGLRPRPYSRNMETQPFTYDSIKTGGWLNGTSLAAPHGIGHGWAAVLWDVTWDLIDRHGLNPNVYGDWNTGGNNLAMQLVMDGLKMQGCGPGFVVGRNAIIAADAALTGGDNACTLWASFARRGLGYSAVQGTTNRDDNTEAFDTHPSCRGDFVGRTAAPGLNTLPAGDAAPMKFQLAANRGLDILASNSPYSRLVDCDTLQTVNPDGSVTPRPLPVAAANPGNSRMSANARGQYNYVWKTDPAWAGTCREFVLTLDNGFQYRTYFRFTG, via the coding sequence GTGCCCCGACAACCCCGCTCGTCACGCGCTCGCCGCAGCGGCGCGTTGCTGCTGTCCACCGCCCTCGTCGCCTCGTTGACCTCGGTCGCCGCGAAGCCCGCCGCGGCGGCCCCGGAGGAACCCCTCAGGTCCCACGAGATCTTCCTGACCGGCCCGAACCAGGGCGCCCCGGAGGACATCGCCGCCGCCTACCTGCGCGCCGACCCGACCCGGCACGGGGTGACCGCCGCCGACCTCGGTGACCTCGCCGTGGTGTCCAGCTACACCAGCCGGCACACCGGCGTCACCCACGTCAACCTCGCCCAGCGCCACGAGAAGCTGGAGATCTTCGGGGCCACCGCGACGGTCAACGTCGCCCGCGACGGCAGCGTCGTCTTCGTCGGCGACACCCTCGTGGCCGGCCTGACCGCCGGGGCCACCACCCCCGACCTGGACGCCGTGGACGCCGTCGAGGCCGCCGCCGAGGCCCTGGACCTGCCCACGCCCACCAACACCCGGGTGATGAGCCGCACCGGCGGCCCGGCGCAGGGCACCGTCGTCAGCGGCAGCGGCGTCTCCGCCGAGCCCATCCCGGCCAAGCTCGGCTGGCAACCCACCGACGCCGGGCTCCGCCTCGCCTGGCAACTCGTCATCGACGACGCCACCGACGCGCATCTCTGGAACGCCACCGTCGACGCGGAGAGCGGCGACCTGCTCGACGCCGACGACTGGACCACCCACGAGCACACCGACGACCTCGCCGAGACCCTGCACCCGGTCTCCGGCCGGACGATGCCGGTCCGGCGCAGTGGGCCGTTCGGCACGCCCGACCCGGTGCGGGACGGGTCGAGCTACCACGTCTACGGCTACCCGACGGAGAGCCCGAACGACGGCCCCCGCGCCGTGGTGACCGACCCGGCGGACGCGCTGGCCTCGCCGCACGGCTGGCACGACACGGACGGCGTGCCCGGTCCGGAGTTCACCACCACCCAGGGCAACAACGTCCACGCGTACCAGGACCAGGACAACAACAACGCGCCGGACTTCGGCAGCAGCCCGGACGGCGGGCCGAACCTGACCTTCAACTTCCCGCTCGACCTGGGCGAGAACCCGCAGAGCTACCGGGACGCGGCCACCGCCAACCTGTTCTACTGGAACAACATCATCCACGACGTCTCGTACCGCTACGGCTTCGACGAGGCGTCCGGGAACTTCCAGGCCAACAACTACGGTCGCGGCGGTGTCGGCGGCGACTACGTCCGCGCCGAGGCGGCCGACGGCGGCGGCTCGAACAACGCCAACTTCTCCACCCCCGCGGTGGACGGTGTGGGCACGCCCCGGATGCAGATGTACCTGTGGCCGGGCAACCAGTTCGGCGCCCAGAACCAGGTCGTCGTCGACGGGGTCGGGTCGTTCGACGCCACCTGGTCGCGCTACAGCCCGGCACCGACCAGCGCCGGTCTGTCCGCCCGCCCGTTCGTGCACGGCGGCACCGGCTGCGCCGCCTCGTCGTACCCGGCCACGCTGCCCGAGGACGGCTGGGTCGCGGTGGTCGACGGCGGCACCACCGCCTGCACCTACCTGCTGCGCACCCAGATCGCCGAGTCGCTCGGCGCCGACGCGGTGGTGGTCGCGCACAACGCGGCCGGTGCCGCGCCGGTGCTCACCGGCGCCATGACGACCGCGCCGGTCGCCATCCCGGCGGTGGCGGTCACCCAGGCCGACGGCACCACGCTCAAGGCCGCGATCGCCGAGGGCACGGTCACCGGCTCGGTCCGCAAGCACCCCAGCCACCCGGGCATGCGCGACGGCGACCTCGACGCCGGCATCATCATCCACGAGTACGGCCACGGCATCTCGCTGCGGCTGACCGGCGGTCCGGGGATCAACTGCCTGACCGGCAACGAGCAGATGGGCGAGGGCTGGAGCGACTTCTTCGCGATCACCACGTTGCTGGACCCGGCCCTCGACACCGCCGACGGCTCGCGGGGCCTGGTGCCGTACGTGCTCTATCAGGCCGACCGCACCGGCAACGGGCTGCGCCCCCGGCCGTACTCGCGCAACATGGAGACCCAGCCGTTCACCTACGACAGCATCAAGACGGGCGGCTGGCTGAACGGCACCTCGCTGGCCGCGCCGCACGGCATCGGGCACGGCTGGGCCGCCGTCCTCTGGGACGTCACCTGGGACCTCATCGACCGGCACGGTCTGAACCCGAACGTCTACGGCGACTGGAACACCGGCGGCAACAACCTCGCCATGCAGCTCGTCATGGACGGGTTGAAGATGCAGGGCTGCGGGCCGGGCTTCGTGGTCGGCCGCAACGCCATCATCGCCGCCGACGCGGCGTTGACCGGCGGCGACAACGCCTGCACCCTCTGGGCCTCGTTCGCCCGCCGGGGTCTCGGCTACAGCGCGGTGCAGGGCACCACCAACCGCGACGACAACACGGAGGCGTTCGACACGCACCCGTCCTGCCGGGGCGACTTCGTCGGCCGCACCGCAGCGCCCGGCCTGAACACGCTGCCCGCCGGGGACGCGGCACCGATGAAGTTCCAACTCGCCGCGAACCGGGGGCTGGACATCCTGGCCAGCAACTCGCCGTACTCCCGCCTGGTCGACTGCGACACGCTGCAGACGGTCAACCCGGACGGTTCGGTCACGCCGCGACCGCTCCCGGTGGCCGCCGCCAATCCCGGCAACTCCCGCATGTCCGCCAATGCCAGAGGCCAGTACAACTACGTCTGGAAGACCGACCCCGCCTGGGCCGGCACCTGCCGTGAGTTCGTCCTGACCCTGGACAACGGCTTCCAGTACCGCACCTACTTCCGATTCACCGGCTGA